aggagcttgcacctctgaagcttcggtctcacgggatcagccttggagggatgagctatgatgagcggtacacaccttatgttagggaggcaggacttctccctttcattgagttggtccgccggtcgacgccacccaacaatgctgcagcactcaccgcgcttattgatcattggaggccggagacacacattttccatcttcggaccggggagatgaccgtgacgctgcaggatatcgctatgatcaccggtcttcctatcgatggcaatcctttatgtatgaacaccgattctgaagggtggcgcgcgcagatgcaagcccttatcggtatggttcctccggagcctcgggagccagaaagggaagataagaagaaggaaagagtcgcaGCGGGCGCTACTTTCACGTGGATATCATCGAACTTCGCTCATTGCTCCGATGATGCTAATGAGGACATGGTGAAGACTTATGCTCATGTCTACATGTGGTACGTGGTATCGAGGACAATGTTTGCTGATGGCACAAgcaagaatgctccatggatgtggctgaaggcgttgaccgtcttcgatagcaaatggagttggggttcggcgacactagcttacttgtatcgacaggtatgaagttgtttccttttcacTTCATTGATACATTATCAATGCGCTCTTGCGGCAAATTTTACCATGTTCTTTTTTATGTGAAGTTGGACGATGCCAGTTGTAGGCACACTGGAGGTATTGGTGGTTGTCTGCTCGCACTTTCcatatggagctgggagcgtttgccggttggacgacctaagaccgtgaagtacgaggattgggacgataaagacgacccactacggctccccacttgggcttacaagtgggatgtgttaAATGAGACGACGGATGATCCCTCTGTAATGTACAAGTTGTACAAGAGCGAGCTGGACGCGATCACGCCTGAGCAGGTGAACCGACCTTGCATAAGTGATTATCATGCTTGTATCTTCACTCGATATCAATTTTGCATTCAATCCCATTTTGCAGGTGGAATGGGAGCCGTATGGAAAAGGAGAGAGTTTTGGTAACCCTATAGAGTTCAGGCTTAATCCGATGTGCATTAGGGATAGGGATCTCTGGCATATGcggtgcccactgatatgcaactgggcggttgagcttcacctgccacatcgggtgttccgccagtttggtttgttccagccacacccgccggaGTGGGAGGACACGGACAAGTTGCTACACGCGTAAGATATAATTAACCTTGAGCACTTAGCAGCTTCTCGACGGTTTCGATGATGCTAATATCTTGTTTCTAACTTGCAGGTTGGATAGGAAAAAGCAGCGGAAGATCAAGGATTGGGCCAGCCATCACAGGAAGTATGTCGTGCAGTTCGCTCTTAGTGTGGAGCAAGCAAGGGCTGGAAAACGAGCCTAGCTTCGTGAGCACTTCCCGATCGCGTTCAACAACTATCTCGCATGGTTTCTTGCAAGTACCCGCGTGGAGGTATGCCAGCCGGCGTATGCTGAGGAGATTCTGGAAGAACCCACCGTTTTTGATGAGGTAGCCCAGCACCAGTACAACGCATTAGTCAGGAAAGGCAACTCGGTGATCCCTTCAGCTCCAATGATGAACTTTGTGGTTAGCCCTTTTTGCTTTTCCATTCGCACttttcacatcttcgcttgcctAACACTTTGATACCGTTTCTGTTCATAGCGTGCCTAGATCAAGAAAGCAGCTGACGAGACCGAGACTATTCTGGAAACAACCCCGGCTGGCAAAAGCGATGGGGAAGGTGCACTTCGAGAATTCATTAAGGTTCACATCTCCTTCAAACTAGCACTTAACATTTGTTGGTACGTTCCATGTCTCATTCACTTGTACATGTTGCAGCGCCAGGGCCAAAAGTTAAGGCGGCTATCAAACCTTTTCGGTTGTCGTGACCCCGAGTATGTATCACCAGAACGGTCTAGGTCGGCGACACCATCAGATCCCGCTTCGGGGCAGAGCCATGGTGAACCTTTCACGGATGAGGATGTGGGTGGGGTCACCCAAGAGGTATGGCATGACGATATATATCCATTTGTTGATGCATTGCTAACTATATCCTCACACACGGTCTTTCCATATCTTTTGTTGATGCATAGGTTGCTGATGATACGACCTTGGGGACGTACTGGGCTCGGTCTGCATACGAGTTGAAGCCTAGGAGGGGAATCAACAAGTACACACCTGAAGACTTCACCCAAAGAGGCAAAAGGACGGTCGGCACCTCGCGGATGGCGGCTTTGGATGACTATTTGGATGACGATGTCGAACCGGAGGCGGAGCCGGAGCTGGAGCGGGTTCCTCTTCCTAGGAAGGTGAAGAAGATAAGCGTCAAGAGGGGGGGAGGACCCAGCAAGCGTGGAAAGCACTAGTCATCTTAGTTTTTTTATAATGTTGAACTTCGAGTGCGAtttgttatgtcgttgaacttggagtggtcgtaccttttatgtcgttgaacttggagtggtggtAGCTCTATGGTAAACTGGAACTTATTGTGATGGTCATTTCTATGAAATGAAGTCTTTTGTGAACCCTTTGTTTCTTATACTAATTGTTATACTTGGAGAAATGATGTCGTACCTGAATGTTTGTTATACTAGTTGTTGAACTGTGGCTGAAAAAGACCCAGTAGAGGGGGGGAGGAGGCACAGTAGGTAGGCCTCTAGTTTCAGGCAAAAAAAttgctaagtgtttgtgcagcgcctagcacggaggcgccgcactctacagtgcaacgcctagcacgcaggcgctgcactatagtgtgtggcgcctccgtgctaggcgctgcatatgtctgtaactagccaaacttctgttgctttctg
The sequence above is a segment of the Aegilops tauschii subsp. strangulata cultivar AL8/78 chromosome 6, Aet v6.0, whole genome shotgun sequence genome. Coding sequences within it:
- the LOC141025431 gene encoding serine/threonine-protein phosphatase 7 long form homolog, with translation MWLKALTVFDSKWSWGSATLAYLYRQLDDASCRHTGGIGGCLLALSIWSWERLPVGRPKTVKYEDWDDKDDPLRLPTWAYKWDVLNETTDDPSVMYKLYKSELDAITPEQVEWEPYGKGESFGNPIEFRLNPMCIRDRDLWHMRCPLICNWAVELHLPHRVFRQFGLFQPHPPEWEDTDKLLHA